A section of the Drosophila sechellia strain sech25 chromosome 3L, ASM438219v1, whole genome shotgun sequence genome encodes:
- the LOC6605635 gene encoding delta-1-pyrroline-5-carboxylate dehydrogenase, mitochondrial — MLKLGLAVPTRWSFRCRRLGMASIKGEARISVDKQKADQPEHDEDQQETEPDSQPAEDYPRTHRNEKVLVNHAIQEIQHRPLEVPTIIGDDTVYTMDTQRVCCPHHLQTNLAHVYYANRKQIEAAIKSALSAQGTWSLVPIAERLSIWRRAATIIEEDELRLRVFLMMTLSKTADDATRDIRRLLTSLRANADYLEHLSELRFEIQGDMNVFPSFHLRPMDGFVAALAPFESVALSSSLALCPALMGNTVLWNPSLEVAPVSYLIYRAFQEAGLPSGVINFVPANERLFLDTITDAVHFAGLNTQASAACYRHVHKLVSDRMERYICFPRLVAECPGQNFHFVHASAKVESVVSATVQAAFGFAGQYANSLSRMYVPSSMWPRLREELLEATEQLTIGDPVESETDMGAMVHINDFRRMQKLVERTKNMEQLCGGSCDDSTGRFVYPTIVRVADPLDPLLCEPCCGPFLPVFVYSDDSFSEALKLAANQSRYALSGSIFASRDEVILHCLNQLRMSASNLYVNERCTGSTYGLTPFGGNRLSGTNDKSGSAYFLMRWSSPLLIEETVEGPPPMSGSKTFP, encoded by the coding sequence ATGCTTAAGCTGGGACTCGCGGTCCCCACTCGTTGGTCATTCAGATGTCGTCGCCTGGGAATGGCTAGCATTAAGGGCGAGGCAAGAATCTCCGTGGACAAGCAGAAAGCAGACCAGCCGGAGCACGATGAGGACCAGCAAGAGACCGAGCCGGATTCCCAGCCGGCGGAAGATTATCCAAGAACTCACAGGAACGAGAAAGTGTTAGTTAATCATGCCATTCAGGAGATCCAGCACAGACCGTTGGAGGTGCCCACAATTATCGGCGATGATACAGTGTACACCATGGACACTCAGCGCGTTTGCTGCCCGCATCACCTGCAGACGAACTTGGCTCACGTCTACTACGCAAATCGCAAGCAAATCGAGGCGGCAATTAAGTCTGCCCTTTCGGCGCAGGGAACTTGGAGTCTGGTTCCCATCGCCGAGCGCCTGTCCATTTGGCGGCGCGCGGCTACCATTATCGAGGAGGACGAACTGCGGCTGAGAGTGTTCCTGATGATGACGCTTAGCAAAACCGCCGATGATGCGACGCGGGACATTCGGCGGCTGCTCACCTCGCTGAGGGCCAATGCTGACTATTTGGAGCACCTGTCCGAGCTGCGCTTTGAGATCCAGGGTGATATGAATGTATTCCCCAGCTTTCATTTGAGACCCATGGATGGGTTTGTCGCCGCACTGGCACCATTTGAATCAGTGGCCTTGTCATCCAGCTTGGCCCTCTGTCCGGCGCTCATGGGCAACACGGTGCTGTGGAATCCCTCATTGGAAGTGGCACCCGTGAGCTATCTAATTTACAGAGCCTTCCAGGAGGCGGGTTTGCCCAGCGGCGTTATCAACTTTGTGCCGGCCAACGAGCGTCTGTTCTTGGACACCATCACGGATGCCGTGCACTTTGCAGGGCTGAATACTCAAGCCAGTGCAGCTTGTTACAGGCATGTTCACAAGTTGGTGAGCGATCGAATGGAGCGATACATCTGTTTTCCCCGTCTGGTGGCCGAGTGCCCGGGTCAGAACTTTCATTTTGTCCATGCCAGCGCCAAGGTGGAATCTGTCGTCTCGGCTACAGTGCAGGCGGCCTTTGGCTTTGCCGGACAGTATGCCAATTCGCTCTCCCGGATGTACGTGCCCTCGTCAATGTGGCCACGCCTCAGGGAGGAGTTGCTTGAGGCCACGGAGCAACTGACCATCGGAGACCCCGTCGAATCGGAAACGGATATGGGAGCGATGGTCCATATAAATGACTTCCGGCGGATGCAGAAACTAGTGGAGCGCACCAAGAACATGGAGCAGTTGTGCGGAGGCAGCTGCGATGACAGCACTGGTAGATTCGTTTATCCAACGATTGTCCGGGTGGCGGATCCATTGGATCCTCTTCTGTGCGAGCCCTGCTGCGGACCGTTCTTGCCGGTGTTCGTCTATTCGGACGATTCCTTCAGTGAGGCTCTCAAGCTTGCCGCCAATCAGTCCAGATACGCGCTTTCCGGCTCCATATTCGCAAGTCGGGATGAGGTTATCCTCCACTGCCTGAACCAACTGCGAATGTCCGCTAGTAATCTCTACGTGAATGAGCGATGCACGGGCAGCACGTACGGGCTGACTCCCTTTGGTGGAAATCGGTTGTCCGGGACAAACGATAAATCCGGATCTGCCTACTTCCTTATGCGCTGGAGCTCGCCACTGCTTATCGAGGAGACTGTGGAGGGTCCACCTCCAATGAGTGGATCAAAAACGTTTCCTTGA
- the LOC6605633 gene encoding alpha-endosulfine produces the protein MSSAEENSNSPATTPQDNEPTEQANLTDLEKIEEEKLKSKYPSGMRVPGGHSAFLQKRLQKGQKFFDSGDYQMAKQKGGGVKQVFANKVTTGEAIPTPETVPARKTSIIQPCNKFPATS, from the exons ATGAGCTCCGCGGAGgaaaacagcaacagcccGGCCACCACTCCCCAGGACAACGAGCCCACCGAGCAGGCCAACCTCACGGATCTCGAGAAGATCGAGGAGGAGAAACTCAAGTCCAAGTATCCCAGCGGAATGCGCGTGCCGGGCGGACACTCGGCCTTCCTCCAGAAAAGGCTGCAGAAGGGG CAAAAGTTCTTCGACTCGGGCGATTACCAGATGGCCAAGCAGAAGGGTGGCGGCGTCAAGCAGGTCTTTGCCAACAAGGTGACCACCGGGGAGGCCATTCCCACGCCCGAAACCGTGCCGGCGCGCAAGACTTCGATCATCCAACCCTGTAACAAGTTCCCGGCGACGAGCTAA
- the LOC6605634 gene encoding ADP-dependent glucokinase produces MTAMRYMGWITGCSVLTAFVSIIWQAFIALHTLNRTTVLLTGLLAIEGSLKRTALEPAPKVAIGYGACTDLQINATEFLDRYYGRRIPVAAATTGSRAVVNNEDELLQSFAYYFQNGAAAERVMANSTLFTQLVGYAKVMDKERIHWYMGGNAPLMAVRFFMEGAQVLLGAHMSRKLRPLLPKEIRLAGDEIPNDDIHLILEYKAGDRWGPYVAPRANRYILHNDRNNPHLRAVEQLTDALKMYQPQLLVVSGLQMMDMFTFKSGEREARLQQVQRQLTSQPEGTLNHFEMASYVELQLLQQLRHFVLPYVDSLGMNEQELSNLQQVIAHGRTTLATDWNPRIAHTLDQMRQVFISLLEDYEDRSPSDAKRRSISRIHVHTLAYQAILTTAGSKWKNTRAAAAKAALTAHRYVCKSQFINPESVLQVLDDSFATSAQKDAPRMRIGAASPVPCWREYIQYGRQRQRLEVEICVAPVLVCREARKTAGAGDNISASGLAAQL; encoded by the exons ATGACCGCCATGCGATACATGGGATGGATCACCGGCTGTTCCGTCCTAACGGCCTTTGTTTCCATAATTTGGCAGGCGTTCATCGCCCTGCATACGCTTAACAGGACGACTGTCCTGCTCACCGGGCTCCTGGCAATCGAGGG ATCTCTGAAGCGGACCGCGTTAGAACCGGCACCCAAGGTAGCCATCGGATACGGAGCCTGCACAGACTTGCAGATAAACGCCACTGAATTTCTTGATCGCTACTATGGGCGCCGGATTCCAGTCGCAGCAGCCACTACAGGATCTCGGGCGGTCGTGAACAACGAGGACGAGCTCTTGCAGTCCTTTGCCTACTACTTTCAGAACGGCGCTGCAGCGGA GCGAGTTATGGCAAACAGTACCCTCTTCACACAGCTTGTGGGCTACGCCAAGGTGATGGACAAGGAGAGGATCCATTGGTACATGGGTGGCAACGCCCCACTGATGGCCGTGCGCTTTTTTATGGAAGGAGCTCAAGTGCTACTGGGCGCCCACATGTCTAGAAA GCTGCGCCCACTGTTGCCAAAGGAGATTCGTCTGGCTGGCGACGAGATTCCAAACGATGATATCCATCTTATTCTAGAGTACAAGGCTGGTGACAGATGGGGCCCATATGTGGCACCTCGCGCCAATCGCTACATACTGCATAACGATCGAAATAATCCGCATCTGCGGGCCGTGGAGCAGTTGACGGATGCTTTGAAGATGTATCAGCCACAGCTGTTGGTTGTCAGCGGGCTGCAAATGATGGACATGTTCACCTTTAAGTCTGGTGAGCGCGAGGCGCGCCTGCAGCAAGTACAAAGGCAACTAACCAGTCAGCCTGAGGGCACTTTAAACCACTTCGAGATGGCTTCTTATGTGgagttgcagctgctgcagcagctgcgacACTTTGTCCTGCCCTACGTGGACTCCCTGGGAATGAACGAACAGGAGCTCTCTAACCTGCAGCAGGTGATTGCCCACGGACGGACAACCTTAGCCACCGACTGGAATCCACGCATAGCTCACACCCTTGACCAGATGCGGCAGGTTTTCATTAGTCTCCTTGAAGATTACGAAGACCGAAGCCCAAGCGATGCCAAGCGTCGCTCTATCTCGCGGATCCATGTCCACACGTTGGCCTATCAGGCGATCCTTACCACAGCGGGCTCCAAGTGGAAAAACACACGTGCTGCCGCTGCAAAGGCAGCGCTCACTGCTCACCGATACGTCTGCAAATCCCAATTT ATCAACCCGGAGTCAGTGCTGCAGGTTCTGGATGACAGTTTCGCCACCTCGGCTCAGAAGGATGCGCCGCGGATGCGCATTGGTGCAGCCAGTCCCGTTCCCTGTTGGCGGGAGTATATCCAGTATGGTCGTCAGCGGCAACGGCTAGAGGTGGAGATCTGTGTGGCCCCGGTGCTGGTGTGTCGCGAAGCTAGAAAAACGGCCGGGGCTGGCGACAACATCTCCGCCTCCGGACTGGCGGCACAGTTGTAG
- the LOC6605636 gene encoding heat shock 70 kDa protein 4 isoform X1, whose protein sequence is MSVIGIDFGNESCYVAAARSGGIETLANDYSLRATPSFVAFDGKKRIIGVAAKNQQVTNMKNTVGGFKRLLGRKFNDPHVQHELTSIPARVEARGDGSIGIKVNYLGEDQHFGPEQLTAMLFTKLKETSAAAMQTQVNDCVIACPVFFTNAERKALLDAAQIAGLNVLRLMNETTATALAYGFYKNDLFEDKPRNVIFVDFGHSSLQASACAFTKGKLKMLASTWDQIGGRDIDLALGDYFAKEFQERYKINAKTNARANLRLLTEIEKLKKQMSANSTKLPLNIECFLDDIDVSSSMQRSQMEELCAPVLQRVEQTFKRLLAESKLQLDDIHSVEIVGGSSRIPSVKQLIEQVFNKPASTTLNQDEAVSRGAALQCAIMSPAVRVREFGVTDIQNYAVKVLWDSEGSAAPGEIEIFPQYHASPFSRLLTINRKGPFNVSIVYGQQVPYPDQTIGVWKIKDVKPTERGEGQDVKLKVRINNNGIVLISSATLVEKKEAEEAAAAAEQAASEEKPGDQTNNAGEPADGQQEAYCENEDDNNTSTASSPGGQGWAQRVKGWFGSGADKKKKASKATELPLECTTHGFSPVDLSNYTQQESKMIGNDQKETERIDAKNALEEFVYDMRNKLQGGPLERFVVESEREKIVSQLNDLENWLYEDGEDCERDIYTSRLQALHQKTDPIKLRASDYEQGPAAFDELKNSISIARLAVAEFRKGAPKYDHLTETEFINISETADKAQSWLDANLPKFSQSPRTADSPVQISAVRQEVQTLNSCVSSVINRAKPKPTPAKTATPPKDEANAEQNGGEPAGNSGDKMDVDNNAQSAAGNDPSMDVE, encoded by the exons ATGTCCGTGATTGGCATCGATTTTGGCAACGAGAGCTGCTATGTAGCGGCAGCCCGATCAGGCGGAATCGAGACGCTGGCCAATGACTACAGTCTCCGGGCCACGCC CtcctttgtggccttcgatgGCAAGAAGCGTATCATCGGCGTGGCCGCCAAGAACCAGCAGGTGACAAACATGAAAAACACAGTTGGCGGATTCAAGCGCCTGCTTGGCCGCAAATTCAACGATCCCCATGTACAACACGAACTCACGAGCATTCCAGCGCGCGTGGAGGCGCGCGGCGATGGCAGCATTGGCATCAAGGTGAACTACCTCGGGGAGGATCAGCATTTCGGGCCTGAGCAGCTGACGGCGATGCTCTTCACCAAGCTGAAGGAGACATCGGCGGCTGCCATGCAGACGCAGGTTAACGACTGCGTCATCGCCTGTCCCGTGTTCTTTACCAATGCAGAGCGTAAGGCTCTCCTGGATGCCGCCCAGATCGCCGGACTGAACGTCCTGCGACTGATGAACGAAACGACGGCCACCGCGCTGGCCTACGGCTTCTACAAGAACGATCTGTTCGAGGACAAGCCACGTAACGTGATCTTTGTTGACTTTGGGCACTCGTCACTGCAGGCCAGTGCCTGTGCCTTCACCAAGGGCAAACTGAAGATGCTGGCCAGCACCTGGGACCAGATCGGTGGACGCGACATTGACCTGGCTCTGGGCGATTACTTCGCCAAGGAGTTCCAGGAGCGTTACAAGATCAACGCCAAGACCAATGCCCGTGCCAATCTGCGCCTGTTAACCGAAATCGAAAAGCTGAAGAAACAGATGTCTGCCAACAGCACCAAGCTGCCGTTGAACATTGAGTGCTTCTTAGATGATATCGACGTCTCGTCGTCCATGCAGCGGTCGCAGATGGAGGAGCTGTGCGCCCCCGTCTTGCAGCGCGTAGAGCAGACTTTCAAGCGCTTGCTAGCCGAGTCTAAGTTGCAGCTGGATGACATTCACTCCGTGGAGATCGTTGGCGGAAGCTCGCGCATTCCGTCCGTAAAGCAGCTTATTGAGCAG GTCTTTAACAAGCCGGCTAGCACCACTCTTAACCAGGACGAGGCTGTGTCTCGCGGTGCAGCCCTTCAGTGCGCCATCATGTCGCCAGCTGTACGCGTCCGAGAGTTTGGCGTCACTGATATACAGAACTACGCCGTTAAGGTGCTGTGGGACAGTGAGGGCTCCGCTGCTCCGGGAGAGATCGAGATCTTCCCACAATACCATGCTTCTCCGTTCAGTCGCCTGCTGACAATCAACCGCAAGGGACCGTTCAACGTTTCGATTGTGTACGGCCAGCAGGTGCCCTATCCAGATCAAACGATTGGCGTGTGGAAGATCAAGGATGTAAAGCCGACGGAACGCGGCGAGGGTCAGGATGTAAAGCTGAAGGTGCGcatcaacaacaatggcaTTGTGCTAATCTCGTCCGCCACTTTGGTGGAAAAGAAGGAGGCGGAAGAGGCTGCCGCAGCTGCTGAGCAGGCTGCCAGTGAAGAAAAGCCAGGCGACCAGACCAACAACGCTGGAGAACCTGCGGATGGTCAGCAAGAG GCATATTGTGAGAATGAGGATGATAATAATACATCAACAGCCTCATCACCTGGCGGACAAGGGTGGGCACAGCGGGTCAAGGGCTGGTTTGGTTCG GGCGCTGATAAAAAGAAGAAGGCTTCCAAAGCCACCGAATTGCCGCTGGAGTGCACCACACACGGCTTCAGCCCCGTCGACCTGAGCAACTACACACAGCAGGAGTCGAAAATGATTGGCAACGATCAGAAGGAAACGGAGCGCATTGATGCCAAGAATGCCTTGGAGGAGTTCGTCTACGATATGCGCAACAAACTGCAG GGTGGACCCTTGGAGCGATTCGTGGTTGAATCTGAGCGCGAGAAAATCGTGTCGCAGTTAAATGATCTCGAGAACTGGCTGTACGAGGATGGCGAGGACTGCGAGCGTGACATCTATACCAGCCGCCTGCAGGCCCTGCACCAGAAGACGGATCCCATCAAGCTACGCGCCAGCGACTATGAGCAGGGACCAGCTGCATTTGATGAGCTGAAGAACAGCATTTCCATTGCACGTCTAGCAGTGGCCGAGTTCCGCAAGGGTGCGCCCAAGTACGATCATCTTACGGAAACCGAGTTTATCAACATCTCGGAGACGGCGGACAAAGCGCAATCGTGGCTAGATGCAAATCTGCCCAAGTTCTCACAGTCGCCGCGCACCGCTGACAGTCCCGTCCAGATTTCCGCCGTGCGCCAAGAGGTGCAAACTCTAAACTCGTGCGTTAGTTCGGTGATCAACAGGGCGAAACCGAAGCCAACTCCGGCCAAGACAGCAACACCGCCCAAGGACGAGGCGAATGCGGAACAGAATGGCGGCGAGCCAGCGGGCAATTCTGGCGACAAAATGGATGTGGATAACAATGCCCAGAGCGCGGCAGGAAACGATCCCTCCATGGATGTGGAGTGA
- the LOC6605636 gene encoding heat shock 70 kDa protein 4 isoform X2 has translation MSVIGIDFGNESCYVAAARSGGIETLANDYSLRATPSFVAFDGKKRIIGVAAKNQQVTNMKNTVGGFKRLLGRKFNDPHVQHELTSIPARVEARGDGSIGIKVNYLGEDQHFGPEQLTAMLFTKLKETSAAAMQTQVNDCVIACPVFFTNAERKALLDAAQIAGLNVLRLMNETTATALAYGFYKNDLFEDKPRNVIFVDFGHSSLQASACAFTKGKLKMLASTWDQIGGRDIDLALGDYFAKEFQERYKINAKTNARANLRLLTEIEKLKKQMSANSTKLPLNIECFLDDIDVSSSMQRSQMEELCAPVLQRVEQTFKRLLAESKLQLDDIHSVEIVGGSSRIPSVKQLIEQVFNKPASTTLNQDEAVSRGAALQCAIMSPAVRVREFGVTDIQNYAVKVLWDSEGSAAPGEIEIFPQYHASPFSRLLTINRKGPFNVSIVYGQQVPYPDQTIGVWKIKDVKPTERGEGQDVKLKVRINNNGIVLISSATLVEKKEAEEAAAAAEQAASEEKPGDQTNNAGEPADGQQEGADKKKKASKATELPLECTTHGFSPVDLSNYTQQESKMIGNDQKETERIDAKNALEEFVYDMRNKLQGGPLERFVVESEREKIVSQLNDLENWLYEDGEDCERDIYTSRLQALHQKTDPIKLRASDYEQGPAAFDELKNSISIARLAVAEFRKGAPKYDHLTETEFINISETADKAQSWLDANLPKFSQSPRTADSPVQISAVRQEVQTLNSCVSSVINRAKPKPTPAKTATPPKDEANAEQNGGEPAGNSGDKMDVDNNAQSAAGNDPSMDVE, from the exons ATGTCCGTGATTGGCATCGATTTTGGCAACGAGAGCTGCTATGTAGCGGCAGCCCGATCAGGCGGAATCGAGACGCTGGCCAATGACTACAGTCTCCGGGCCACGCC CtcctttgtggccttcgatgGCAAGAAGCGTATCATCGGCGTGGCCGCCAAGAACCAGCAGGTGACAAACATGAAAAACACAGTTGGCGGATTCAAGCGCCTGCTTGGCCGCAAATTCAACGATCCCCATGTACAACACGAACTCACGAGCATTCCAGCGCGCGTGGAGGCGCGCGGCGATGGCAGCATTGGCATCAAGGTGAACTACCTCGGGGAGGATCAGCATTTCGGGCCTGAGCAGCTGACGGCGATGCTCTTCACCAAGCTGAAGGAGACATCGGCGGCTGCCATGCAGACGCAGGTTAACGACTGCGTCATCGCCTGTCCCGTGTTCTTTACCAATGCAGAGCGTAAGGCTCTCCTGGATGCCGCCCAGATCGCCGGACTGAACGTCCTGCGACTGATGAACGAAACGACGGCCACCGCGCTGGCCTACGGCTTCTACAAGAACGATCTGTTCGAGGACAAGCCACGTAACGTGATCTTTGTTGACTTTGGGCACTCGTCACTGCAGGCCAGTGCCTGTGCCTTCACCAAGGGCAAACTGAAGATGCTGGCCAGCACCTGGGACCAGATCGGTGGACGCGACATTGACCTGGCTCTGGGCGATTACTTCGCCAAGGAGTTCCAGGAGCGTTACAAGATCAACGCCAAGACCAATGCCCGTGCCAATCTGCGCCTGTTAACCGAAATCGAAAAGCTGAAGAAACAGATGTCTGCCAACAGCACCAAGCTGCCGTTGAACATTGAGTGCTTCTTAGATGATATCGACGTCTCGTCGTCCATGCAGCGGTCGCAGATGGAGGAGCTGTGCGCCCCCGTCTTGCAGCGCGTAGAGCAGACTTTCAAGCGCTTGCTAGCCGAGTCTAAGTTGCAGCTGGATGACATTCACTCCGTGGAGATCGTTGGCGGAAGCTCGCGCATTCCGTCCGTAAAGCAGCTTATTGAGCAG GTCTTTAACAAGCCGGCTAGCACCACTCTTAACCAGGACGAGGCTGTGTCTCGCGGTGCAGCCCTTCAGTGCGCCATCATGTCGCCAGCTGTACGCGTCCGAGAGTTTGGCGTCACTGATATACAGAACTACGCCGTTAAGGTGCTGTGGGACAGTGAGGGCTCCGCTGCTCCGGGAGAGATCGAGATCTTCCCACAATACCATGCTTCTCCGTTCAGTCGCCTGCTGACAATCAACCGCAAGGGACCGTTCAACGTTTCGATTGTGTACGGCCAGCAGGTGCCCTATCCAGATCAAACGATTGGCGTGTGGAAGATCAAGGATGTAAAGCCGACGGAACGCGGCGAGGGTCAGGATGTAAAGCTGAAGGTGCGcatcaacaacaatggcaTTGTGCTAATCTCGTCCGCCACTTTGGTGGAAAAGAAGGAGGCGGAAGAGGCTGCCGCAGCTGCTGAGCAGGCTGCCAGTGAAGAAAAGCCAGGCGACCAGACCAACAACGCTGGAGAACCTGCGGATGGTCAGCAAGAG GGCGCTGATAAAAAGAAGAAGGCTTCCAAAGCCACCGAATTGCCGCTGGAGTGCACCACACACGGCTTCAGCCCCGTCGACCTGAGCAACTACACACAGCAGGAGTCGAAAATGATTGGCAACGATCAGAAGGAAACGGAGCGCATTGATGCCAAGAATGCCTTGGAGGAGTTCGTCTACGATATGCGCAACAAACTGCAG GGTGGACCCTTGGAGCGATTCGTGGTTGAATCTGAGCGCGAGAAAATCGTGTCGCAGTTAAATGATCTCGAGAACTGGCTGTACGAGGATGGCGAGGACTGCGAGCGTGACATCTATACCAGCCGCCTGCAGGCCCTGCACCAGAAGACGGATCCCATCAAGCTACGCGCCAGCGACTATGAGCAGGGACCAGCTGCATTTGATGAGCTGAAGAACAGCATTTCCATTGCACGTCTAGCAGTGGCCGAGTTCCGCAAGGGTGCGCCCAAGTACGATCATCTTACGGAAACCGAGTTTATCAACATCTCGGAGACGGCGGACAAAGCGCAATCGTGGCTAGATGCAAATCTGCCCAAGTTCTCACAGTCGCCGCGCACCGCTGACAGTCCCGTCCAGATTTCCGCCGTGCGCCAAGAGGTGCAAACTCTAAACTCGTGCGTTAGTTCGGTGATCAACAGGGCGAAACCGAAGCCAACTCCGGCCAAGACAGCAACACCGCCCAAGGACGAGGCGAATGCGGAACAGAATGGCGGCGAGCCAGCGGGCAATTCTGGCGACAAAATGGATGTGGATAACAATGCCCAGAGCGCGGCAGGAAACGATCCCTCCATGGATGTGGAGTGA